One Dehalococcoidia bacterium genomic window carries:
- a CDS encoding ABC transporter ATP-binding protein, with the protein MKLRADSIDAGYDGRLVLRGLDIDIAEGEIVTLVGPNGSGKSTILRALARVLKPRAGAVLLDGKAISSLSTREVARELALLPQGPTLANDMTVEELVWMGRSPHQGLLGVPTRSDREAVAWAMKETAVIDLRRRGMSTLSGGEKQRVWIAMALAQQPRVLLLDEPTTFLDLSHQIEVLDLVRYLNREHGITVVMVLHDLNQAARYAGRVVVVNDGHVDCEGPPGVVLTSDTLRRVFGVDAEVISGPGGIEMVIVPLGRVAPAAQAQVAPL; encoded by the coding sequence ATGAAGCTGCGCGCCGACAGCATCGACGCCGGTTACGACGGAAGGCTGGTCCTGCGCGGCCTCGACATCGACATCGCCGAGGGCGAGATAGTGACCCTGGTGGGGCCGAACGGCTCCGGAAAGTCGACGATACTGCGCGCCCTCGCCCGGGTCCTCAAACCCAGGGCCGGCGCAGTCCTGCTCGATGGCAAAGCGATCTCCTCGCTTTCGACCCGCGAGGTGGCGCGCGAGTTGGCCCTGCTGCCCCAGGGCCCGACGCTCGCCAACGACATGACGGTCGAGGAACTGGTGTGGATGGGACGCAGCCCGCACCAGGGCCTCCTTGGCGTGCCCACGCGAAGTGACCGCGAAGCGGTGGCCTGGGCGATGAAGGAGACCGCGGTCATCGACCTGAGGCGCCGCGGCATGTCGACGCTCTCCGGCGGCGAAAAGCAGCGTGTCTGGATAGCGATGGCGCTGGCCCAGCAGCCGCGCGTCCTCCTTCTCGATGAACCCACGACGTTCCTCGACCTGAGCCACCAGATCGAGGTCCTGGACCTCGTGCGATACCTGAACAGGGAGCACGGGATTACGGTGGTGATGGTCCTGCACGACCTCAACCAGGCCGCGCGCTACGCCGGCAGGGTGGTGGTCGTGAACGACGGGCATGTCGACTGTGAGGGGCCGCCGGGCGTCGTACTGACCTCGGACACCCTGCGCCGGGTCTTCGGAGTCGATGCAGAGGTGATCTCCGGGCCAGGCGGCATCGAGATGGTGATCGTCCCCCTCGGCCGCGTGGCGCCAGCGGCCCAGGCGCAAGTGGCTCCCCTCTAA
- a CDS encoding 50S ribosomal protein L25 has product MARKELTLEPRTVTGKKVARLRRAGILPGNIFGRHLQSVAVQVETSALIKLLRASTKNEVIDLKLAGERTPRPAIVQHLSRDPLDGSPLHADFYQVSLREKMRADVPLVLVGSSEAVSTYNGVLTQQTDVLHIEALPLDIPAHIEVDISKLKELDSSIHVSDLNVPPTVTVLTPPDVVVAQVTAPRVEEVEEVEEAPEEAPEAVEEAAPSAEEKPGEE; this is encoded by the coding sequence ATGGCCCGTAAGGAGCTGACACTTGAACCGCGCACGGTGACCGGCAAGAAGGTCGCGCGGCTGCGCCGGGCCGGCATCTTGCCCGGGAACATCTTCGGGCGCCACCTGCAATCCGTCGCGGTCCAGGTCGAAACGTCGGCCCTCATCAAGCTATTGAGGGCGTCCACGAAAAATGAGGTCATCGACCTCAAGCTCGCGGGCGAGCGCACGCCGCGGCCAGCTATCGTCCAGCACCTGAGCCGCGACCCCCTGGACGGGAGTCCGCTACACGCCGACTTCTACCAGGTCTCGCTGCGGGAAAAGATGCGCGCGGACGTGCCACTGGTACTCGTGGGCAGCTCCGAGGCCGTTTCGACCTACAACGGCGTCCTCACCCAGCAGACGGACGTGCTGCACATCGAGGCGTTGCCGCTCGACATCCCCGCTCATATCGAGGTCGACATTTCGAAGCTGAAGGAGCTCGACAGTTCCATCCATGTTTCTGACCTCAATGTGCCACCGACCGTAACGGTCCTGACGCCACCGGATGTCGTGGTCGCTCAGGTGACAGCGCCGCGCGTCGAGGAAGTCGAGGAGGTCGAGGAGGCGCCAGAGGAGGCACCGGAAGCCGTGGAAGAAGCAGCGCCGTCGGCGGAGGAGAAGCCCGGCGAGGAATAG
- a CDS encoding MiaB/RimO family radical SAM methylthiotransferase, which yields MTHPATLEEPVTPAASDAADRERPTVAILTLGCKLNLADSESMARRMRDAGWSVTEKARGADAVVVNTCSVTHVADAKARHLVRLARREAAPGAAIAVTGCMLETASPEAIGALGADLAFRQPQQEALTAALVATRSPTIVTPAPTRPFRTRAFVSAQEGCNDVCAFCIVPKTRGRERAKSATEVVAQVLAREAEGVQEVVITGTQLGAWGRGRAAAAGEADRGLYPLLKALLEGTRVPRIRLSSVQPQDLSPETIDLWRDPRLCRHFHLALQSGSDAVLRRMRRRYTAAQYRAAVESLRAAIPGVAITTDVIAGFPGETDAEFEETYEFCRELAFAGIHVFPYSPRLGTVAAKMTDQVPEPVKKERVRRLLALGEEMAVAFRSAYAGRRVEVLWESSRETEAGRTWEGLTDTYVRVFAASEADLENRITPVMVTRVVEGGVEGQL from the coding sequence ATGACCCACCCCGCCACCTTAGAGGAGCCCGTTACGCCGGCAGCCAGCGACGCCGCGGACCGAGAGCGGCCGACCGTCGCCATCCTGACGCTGGGCTGCAAGCTGAACCTGGCTGACTCCGAGAGCATGGCGCGCCGCATGCGGGACGCCGGCTGGTCCGTGACCGAGAAGGCCCGGGGGGCAGATGCCGTGGTGGTGAACACCTGCTCCGTTACCCACGTGGCGGACGCCAAGGCGCGGCACCTCGTCCGCCTGGCGCGCCGCGAAGCCGCGCCTGGCGCTGCTATTGCCGTGACGGGCTGCATGCTCGAGACCGCTAGCCCCGAGGCCATCGGCGCCCTCGGCGCGGACCTGGCCTTCCGGCAACCTCAGCAGGAGGCACTGACGGCGGCGCTCGTCGCGACGCGGTCACCGACTATCGTCACGCCGGCCCCCACGCGCCCCTTCCGCACCCGCGCCTTCGTCTCCGCCCAGGAAGGCTGCAATGACGTCTGTGCCTTCTGCATCGTGCCCAAGACGCGTGGTCGCGAACGGGCGAAGAGCGCGACGGAGGTCGTCGCCCAGGTGCTCGCGCGTGAAGCCGAAGGCGTCCAGGAGGTCGTGATCACGGGGACGCAGCTCGGAGCCTGGGGACGGGGCCGGGCGGCGGCCGCGGGAGAAGCGGATCGTGGCCTCTATCCATTGCTGAAGGCGCTTCTCGAAGGGACTCGCGTGCCGCGGATCCGTTTGTCCTCCGTGCAACCTCAGGACCTTTCGCCCGAGACCATCGACCTCTGGCGGGACCCGCGCTTGTGCCGGCACTTCCACCTGGCGCTGCAGAGCGGCAGCGACGCCGTGTTGCGCCGGATGCGACGGCGCTACACGGCAGCGCAGTACCGCGCGGCCGTCGAGTCCCTCCGCGCGGCTATCCCCGGCGTTGCCATCACGACCGACGTGATCGCCGGCTTTCCGGGCGAGACCGATGCCGAGTTCGAAGAGACGTACGAGTTTTGCCGCGAACTGGCCTTCGCCGGCATACACGTGTTCCCCTACTCCCCGCGCCTTGGTACGGTCGCAGCGAAGATGACTGACCAGGTGCCCGAACCCGTGAAGAAGGAGCGAGTGCGCCGGCTCTTAGCGCTGGGGGAGGAGATGGCGGTGGCCTTTCGGTCTGCCTACGCCGGCAGGAGGGTTGAGGTGCTCTGGGAGTCCTCCCGGGAGACGGAAGCCGGCCGCACCTGGGAGGGCCTTACGGACACCTATGTGCGCGTATTCGCCGCCTCCGAAGCTGATCTGGAGAACCGGATCACGCCTGTCATGGTCACGCGCGTGGTCGAGGGCGGGGTGGAGGGACAGCTGTGA
- the amaP gene encoding alkaline shock response membrane anchor protein AmaP, translated as MNLVNRIVVTLLLLALIAGAVAVVVLAWAMPEDSIAGLRDAVDWLEENNEDLQKALLTTIASLVALLAFTALVFEFVPSSGPGVKVTDVQAGEAILTTAAIGQRIEEEVRGVANVSDVRAAVKPKRKGVELALELHVDPHANLAQVTNESLAAARRVLNDRLHVALLDPPRVRLHYRELRLQRPDMRPDAAPPPAPPPPAEVTSSPGPAVAAPDGSGDPRPDSG; from the coding sequence GTGAATCTCGTCAACCGCATCGTCGTCACGCTCCTGCTGCTCGCCCTGATTGCCGGCGCGGTCGCCGTCGTCGTCCTGGCCTGGGCAATGCCCGAGGACTCGATCGCGGGGCTGAGGGACGCCGTCGACTGGCTGGAAGAGAACAATGAAGACCTGCAGAAGGCGCTGCTCACGACTATCGCCTCCCTCGTTGCCCTCCTGGCCTTCACGGCGCTGGTGTTCGAGTTCGTGCCTTCGTCCGGCCCGGGCGTGAAGGTAACCGACGTCCAGGCCGGCGAGGCCATCCTGACCACCGCCGCCATCGGCCAGCGCATCGAGGAAGAGGTACGCGGAGTGGCGAACGTCTCCGACGTGCGCGCCGCCGTCAAGCCAAAGCGCAAGGGCGTCGAGCTTGCCCTCGAACTCCACGTGGACCCGCACGCCAATCTGGCGCAGGTGACGAATGAGTCCCTCGCCGCTGCCCGGCGCGTGCTGAACGACAGGCTGCACGTGGCGCTCCTGGACCCGCCCCGAGTCCGCCTTCACTACCGCGAGCTGAGACTGCAACGGCCGGACATGCGACCGGATGCAGCGCCTCCGCCGGCACCGCCGCCACCGGCCGAGGTAACGTCATCGCCGGGACCCGCCGTTGCGGCGCCAGATGGCTCCGGCGACCCGAGGCCCGATAGCGGATGA
- a CDS encoding DUF503 domain-containing protein, whose product MTIGLCRLTLRLPENGSLKGKRQVVKSLQQRLHNKFNVSVAEVEHNDAWQLAGLAICCVSNSSAHANEVLSKALDFVHSLRLDAEVIEEEIELIQD is encoded by the coding sequence ATGACCATCGGCCTCTGCCGGCTAACGCTGCGCCTGCCGGAGAACGGCTCGCTCAAGGGCAAGCGCCAGGTAGTGAAGTCCCTGCAGCAGCGCCTGCATAACAAGTTCAACGTCAGCGTGGCCGAGGTCGAGCACAACGATGCCTGGCAACTGGCCGGGCTCGCCATTTGCTGCGTCTCCAACAGCTCCGCCCACGCCAACGAGGTGCTATCGAAGGCGCTGGACTTCGTACACAGCCTGCGGCTGGACGCCGAGGTCATCGAAGAGGAGATCGAGCTGATCCAGGACTGA
- the scpB gene encoding SMC-Scp complex subunit ScpB produces the protein MKRLPRLDRDSLPLVLEGILFVADAPVDTASLARVLRRPREDVEAALADLESHYERRGLRLQRSNGLVQMVSAPEAGPYIERFLGEENKQRLSGAALECLAIIAYRQPVTRAGVEAVRGVNSDGAIASLIARGLIEEVGRAPGPGRPALLGTTMKFLEHFGLKDPSDLPPLPEQPSPPNAQPRLTDARGSGRA, from the coding sequence ATGAAGCGCCTACCTCGCCTCGACCGCGATAGCCTTCCCCTGGTCCTCGAGGGCATCCTCTTCGTGGCTGACGCGCCCGTAGATACGGCCTCGCTGGCCAGGGTCCTGCGACGGCCTCGGGAGGACGTAGAGGCAGCGCTCGCGGACCTGGAGTCGCACTACGAACGCCGCGGGCTCCGCCTGCAGCGCAGCAACGGCCTGGTACAGATGGTGTCGGCACCGGAAGCGGGACCGTACATAGAGCGCTTTTTGGGCGAGGAGAACAAGCAGCGCCTCTCGGGCGCCGCCCTGGAGTGCCTGGCGATTATCGCCTATCGTCAGCCGGTAACGAGGGCTGGGGTGGAGGCGGTGCGCGGCGTGAACTCGGACGGCGCCATCGCCTCCCTGATAGCGCGCGGCCTCATCGAGGAGGTGGGCCGGGCGCCGGGTCCGGGGCGACCCGCGCTGCTGGGGACGACCATGAAGTTCCTCGAGCACTTCGGCCTCAAGGATCCCTCGGACCTGCCGCCGCTGCCCGAGCAGCCATCACCGCCGAACGCGCAGCCGCGCCTGACGGACGCGCGAGGGTCCGGCCGGGCATGA
- a CDS encoding HDIG domain-containing protein, giving the protein MPNERTPSNTITLVATTLLALALFAALLPVTAGSVNLKEGDIAFRTVHAPRDISFASQALTEKRRDEAAAAVPESLIYDPSVAVTQQTAMSNLLARISAVRDDAQLNQAAKATALSRIENLSLSQRSATLLLTMTPQEWQRVQGEARRTLGTILDQSLPPSQISDMRERAVTYVDPGFDREEATLISEIVRPLIAPNLAVDQARTEAQRQAARASVATVRVTFAKNQPIVEKDTPVTAEAREALLQAGLLSQRWDPDLLGGIALMSVLSAVGTVAAIRALRPRVLFNYRQLLAVGLALVGPVFAMKFYLPLILPDDSRHFLAFLLPVAAAPMVVAGAVGVELALVVAIGIASLASFSAVYLSDLTVVGLVGTVDLARLALAFGFGGVAGVLAIRSAERFSHYLLGGLSVGIATLSVLAASWLIDPNRETNDFAWMILASFANGGISAFLSAGIFVTLGSVFGITTRLQLLEMSQLSQPLMRRMQEEAPATFQHSVIVANLAEKGAYVIGADPLLARVGSYYHDIGKLMRPGFFVENQFGEGNPHDALEPADSARIIIDHVTDGLALARQYGLPARVAAFIPEHHGTRLVSYFYRKAAEADPMVSPAEFRYPGPRPQSRETAITMLADSCEAVVRASAQHTPERISELVDEVFAERLAEGQLDESDLTLRDIRTLAQSFKETLRAVYHPRVEYPAPTPAELRLRRRALPRLLDRRP; this is encoded by the coding sequence ATGCCGAACGAGCGCACTCCTTCGAACACGATAACCCTCGTAGCGACGACGCTGCTGGCCCTGGCCCTCTTCGCCGCGCTCCTGCCCGTGACGGCCGGCAGCGTGAACCTGAAAGAAGGTGACATCGCCTTTCGGACCGTCCATGCGCCGCGGGACATCTCTTTCGCCAGCCAGGCGCTCACGGAAAAACGACGCGATGAGGCGGCGGCCGCCGTCCCGGAGTCCCTGATCTACGACCCCTCGGTTGCCGTTACCCAGCAGACGGCGATGAGCAATCTCCTCGCCCGAATTTCGGCGGTCAGGGACGATGCGCAGCTAAACCAGGCAGCCAAGGCTACGGCCTTGAGCCGGATCGAGAACCTGAGCCTCTCGCAGCGCAGCGCAACGCTGCTGCTCACCATGACGCCTCAGGAGTGGCAGCGCGTGCAGGGGGAGGCGCGGCGCACGCTCGGCACCATCCTCGACCAGTCGCTGCCGCCGTCCCAGATCTCGGACATGCGCGAGCGGGCGGTCACGTACGTAGACCCGGGATTCGACCGCGAGGAGGCGACGCTCATTTCGGAGATCGTGCGGCCGCTGATCGCGCCCAACCTGGCGGTCGACCAGGCGCGGACGGAGGCTCAACGCCAGGCGGCCCGGGCGAGCGTGGCGACCGTGCGGGTCACCTTCGCCAAGAACCAGCCCATCGTCGAGAAAGACACCCCCGTTACGGCCGAGGCGCGGGAGGCGCTGCTCCAGGCCGGGCTGCTGAGCCAGCGTTGGGACCCGGACCTCCTCGGCGGGATTGCCCTGATGTCGGTCCTCTCGGCGGTCGGGACGGTCGCTGCCATCAGGGCGCTGAGGCCCAGGGTGTTGTTCAACTACCGCCAGCTGCTCGCTGTCGGGCTGGCGCTCGTCGGCCCCGTGTTCGCGATGAAGTTCTATCTGCCCCTCATCCTGCCGGATGACAGCCGCCACTTCCTCGCCTTCCTCTTGCCGGTCGCGGCGGCGCCAATGGTTGTCGCGGGGGCCGTGGGTGTCGAGCTCGCGCTCGTGGTGGCGATAGGCATCGCTTCGCTCGCCAGCTTTTCGGCCGTGTACCTTTCGGACCTGACGGTCGTCGGGTTGGTTGGCACCGTCGACCTCGCTCGGCTGGCCCTGGCTTTCGGGTTCGGCGGCGTCGCGGGCGTGCTCGCGATCCGCAGCGCCGAGCGCTTCAGTCACTACCTGCTGGGCGGGCTTTCCGTCGGCATCGCCACCTTGTCCGTGCTCGCCGCATCCTGGCTAATCGACCCGAACCGGGAGACGAATGACTTCGCCTGGATGATCCTCGCGAGCTTCGCGAATGGCGGCATCAGCGCTTTTCTCTCAGCGGGTATCTTCGTGACCCTTGGCTCCGTGTTCGGCATCACCACCCGCCTGCAGCTCCTGGAGATGTCGCAGCTCAGCCAGCCGCTCATGCGCAGGATGCAGGAGGAGGCTCCGGCTACTTTCCAGCACAGCGTGATCGTCGCGAACCTGGCGGAGAAGGGCGCTTACGTTATCGGCGCCGATCCGCTGCTGGCGCGCGTGGGCAGCTACTACCACGACATCGGCAAGCTCATGCGCCCGGGTTTCTTCGTCGAGAACCAGTTCGGTGAGGGCAACCCGCACGACGCCCTCGAGCCGGCCGACAGCGCCCGCATCATAATCGATCACGTCACGGACGGGCTTGCGCTGGCGCGCCAGTACGGCCTGCCGGCGCGCGTTGCCGCGTTCATACCGGAGCACCACGGCACGCGGTTAGTCTCCTACTTCTACCGCAAGGCGGCAGAAGCCGACCCGATGGTCTCGCCGGCCGAGTTCCGCTATCCGGGTCCACGGCCCCAGTCGCGCGAGACAGCGATCACGATGCTCGCCGACTCCTGCGAGGCGGTGGTGCGGGCAAGCGCGCAACATACGCCGGAGCGGATCAGCGAGCTGGTAGACGAGGTCTTCGCCGAGCGCCTGGCCGAGGGCCAGCTGGACGAATCCGACCTCACGCTGCGCGACATCCGCACCCTGGCGCAGTCCTTCAAGGAGACGCTGCGCGCCGTTTACCACCCGCGGGTCGAGTACCCGGCGCCGACGCCGGCAGAGCTGCGGCTGCGCCGGCGGGCGCTGCCGCGCCTGCTCGACCGGCGTCCCTAG
- a CDS encoding helix-turn-helix domain-containing protein has product MAELGNTLSRARRARAITLEDAERDTHVSKRYLQALENEDFSVFPAPVYARGFLRTYSRYLGLNPEELIRVFPNQELTVDITPLPAISRPVGNSISMNWVIAAFVGIFLIGAGLLLFSTGSDAGVIDNTPRLPQGTVVSNPQVIQPPLAATPASGQFQGRPISVQAGLVPNFVGADEASALAVLRDQQIDYVVIAVPDKTAPRGMVLSQTPAANTKATADLSVTLRVSRGPE; this is encoded by the coding sequence ATGGCTGAACTCGGCAATACCCTGTCGCGCGCCCGGCGGGCGCGGGCGATAACGCTCGAAGACGCCGAGCGCGACACTCACGTTTCGAAGCGCTACCTCCAGGCCCTGGAAAACGAGGACTTCTCCGTCTTTCCGGCGCCCGTGTACGCGCGCGGCTTTCTGCGCACTTATTCCCGCTACCTGGGCCTCAATCCGGAGGAACTCATCCGCGTCTTTCCCAACCAGGAACTCACCGTCGATATAACGCCGCTGCCCGCGATCAGCCGGCCCGTGGGCAACTCCATCAGCATGAACTGGGTGATCGCGGCGTTCGTGGGCATCTTTTTGATCGGTGCGGGCCTGCTCCTGTTTTCGACCGGCAGCGATGCCGGCGTCATCGACAACACGCCGCGCCTGCCCCAGGGCACGGTCGTAAGCAACCCCCAGGTGATCCAGCCACCCCTCGCTGCCACACCCGCTTCCGGACAGTTCCAGGGCCGGCCGATCTCCGTCCAGGCCGGGCTGGTGCCGAACTTCGTCGGCGCCGACGAGGCCAGCGCCCTCGCCGTGCTGCGCGACCAGCAGATCGACTACGTGGTCATCGCCGTGCCCGACAAGACGGCGCCGCGGGGAATGGTGCTCTCCCAGACGCCGGCCGCCAATACGAAGGCTACCGCTGACCTCTCGGTCACCTTGCGCGTCAGCCGCGGCCCCGAATAG
- a CDS encoding antibiotic biosynthesis monooxygenase family protein, with product MYGTVARFTLKPGMEAKLTEEMKSYESLNIDGHISTTVYRMDDNPNEFYMAVIFRDKASYQKNADDPEQDKRYQRLRALLAADPEWHDGEIIYSGK from the coding sequence ATGTACGGGACTGTTGCTAGATTCACGCTCAAACCCGGCATGGAGGCGAAGCTCACCGAGGAGATGAAGTCCTACGAGAGCCTGAACATCGACGGGCACATCTCGACGACCGTCTACCGGATGGACGACAACCCGAACGAGTTCTACATGGCCGTGATCTTCCGCGACAAGGCGTCCTACCAGAAGAACGCGGACGACCCGGAGCAGGACAAGCGCTACCAGCGCCTCCGGGCCCTGCTCGCCGCGGACCCGGAGTGGCACGACGGCGAGATCATCTACAGCGGCAAGTAG
- a CDS encoding ABC transporter substrate-binding protein encodes MHLRWPLLIALPFVGLTLACGSGGDEERATSSPTAVTRKVDVSKDDLGRTVAVPASPQRIVAMSPSVVELLFAVGVTPVGRPSSADYPEAAKAVPHFGTSYQPNYEEIAAMKPDLIIADAVIHKDTVADLARLGAPVWAVRVNSFDDVTAGLRKVGALTGRQEAAEREAKKLEDQLAGILAKKPATSPSVIVVVAGGPTQLFAGLNDSYVGDILKRLGARNVLSNEPETFRLPGFSDYSIERIVEKNPDVIIAISPGRPNITTQAMSASPVYGSLKAVKEGRVHEVDPVIYLQAAGPRVSLILDELARILYPDVFKAS; translated from the coding sequence ATGCACCTCAGATGGCCTCTTTTGATCGCACTGCCCTTCGTCGGGCTGACCCTCGCCTGCGGCTCGGGCGGCGATGAAGAGCGGGCGACCTCCTCTCCCACCGCCGTGACCCGAAAAGTCGATGTGTCGAAGGACGACCTCGGCCGTACCGTCGCCGTCCCGGCCTCGCCGCAGCGTATTGTCGCCATGAGCCCCTCCGTCGTCGAACTGCTCTTCGCCGTGGGCGTGACGCCGGTCGGGCGTCCGTCGTCGGCGGACTATCCGGAAGCCGCGAAGGCCGTGCCCCACTTTGGCACCAGCTACCAACCCAACTACGAAGAGATCGCCGCGATGAAGCCGGACCTCATCATCGCCGACGCGGTCATTCACAAGGACACGGTGGCCGACCTCGCTCGCCTTGGCGCGCCCGTCTGGGCCGTGCGCGTCAACTCCTTCGATGACGTGACGGCTGGCCTGCGAAAGGTCGGCGCCCTCACGGGGCGCCAGGAGGCGGCCGAACGCGAGGCAAAGAAGCTGGAGGACCAGCTTGCCGGCATACTGGCGAAGAAGCCCGCCACCTCGCCCTCTGTGATCGTCGTGGTCGCCGGCGGCCCGACGCAGCTCTTTGCCGGCCTCAATGACTCCTACGTCGGCGACATCCTGAAGCGCCTCGGCGCGCGCAACGTCCTCTCGAACGAGCCCGAGACCTTCCGGCTGCCGGGGTTCAGCGACTACAGCATCGAGCGGATCGTCGAGAAGAACCCGGACGTGATAATCGCCATCAGTCCGGGCCGTCCGAACATCACCACTCAGGCAATGTCGGCCAGTCCCGTATACGGCAGCCTCAAAGCCGTGAAGGAGGGCCGCGTGCACGAGGTCGACCCGGTCATCTACCTGCAGGCAGCGGGTCCGCGAGTGAGCCTGATTCTCGATGAGCTTGCTAGAATCCTCTATCCAGACGTTTTCAAGGCCAGCTGA
- a CDS encoding iron ABC transporter permease: MSLLESSIQTFSRPADRRVFVPFAALVAVMAAIVVGIAVGPVYIGPGTVLKALFGTASATTEIIVEDIRLPRVLVGAMVGANLAMSGAILQGVTRNPLADPHVFGISSGAGAIAVAGIIFFPEVPFYQVQMVSFFGGLAAGGLAYAMAWRGGVSPARLALAGIAVTSMLTAVISAMLVTSQLSAQIGLRWLIGGLLGRNWEDFWLLLPYFVGGSAVAMAMARQLNVIALGDEVATSLGQHVERTRLALTAIAALLASSAVSVAGLIGFVGLIIPHWGRLLLGNDYRFLIPTSALFGACLLIFADTAARTAFDPRELPVGVLTAVLGGPVFVYLVRRRA; encoded by the coding sequence ATGAGCTTGCTAGAATCCTCTATCCAGACGTTTTCAAGGCCAGCTGACCGGCGCGTCTTCGTCCCCTTCGCCGCCCTGGTGGCGGTGATGGCGGCGATCGTTGTCGGTATCGCGGTGGGGCCGGTGTACATTGGCCCCGGCACCGTCCTGAAGGCGCTCTTCGGTACGGCCTCGGCGACCACGGAGATCATCGTCGAAGACATCCGCCTGCCGCGGGTGCTGGTCGGCGCGATGGTTGGCGCCAATCTGGCAATGTCCGGCGCCATCCTCCAGGGCGTCACCCGCAACCCGCTGGCAGACCCTCACGTATTCGGGATCTCCTCCGGCGCCGGCGCTATCGCGGTGGCCGGCATCATTTTCTTTCCGGAAGTGCCCTTCTACCAGGTGCAGATGGTGTCCTTCTTTGGCGGCCTTGCCGCCGGAGGGCTGGCATACGCCATGGCCTGGCGGGGCGGCGTTTCGCCGGCGCGGCTCGCGCTCGCTGGCATCGCCGTCACTTCCATGCTGACGGCCGTCATCTCAGCCATGCTCGTGACCTCCCAGCTCTCGGCCCAGATCGGCCTGCGATGGCTCATCGGCGGCCTCCTGGGGCGCAACTGGGAGGACTTCTGGCTCCTGCTGCCCTATTTCGTGGGAGGAAGCGCCGTCGCGATGGCGATGGCCCGCCAGCTCAACGTCATCGCTCTCGGCGACGAGGTCGCGACGAGCCTGGGCCAGCACGTCGAGCGCACGCGCCTGGCCCTCACCGCGATAGCGGCGCTGCTGGCCAGCAGCGCCGTAAGCGTCGCGGGCCTGATCGGGTTCGTGGGCCTGATCATCCCTCACTGGGGCCGGCTGCTGCTCGGGAACGACTACCGCTTCCTCATCCCAACGTCGGCGCTCTTCGGCGCCTGTTTGCTCATCTTCGCCGACACCGCCGCGCGCACGGCCTTCGACCCGCGTGAGCTTCCGGTGGGCGTCCTCACGGCTGTGCTCGGAGGCCCCGTGTTCGTCTACCTCGTCCGGAGGCGAGCATGA